AAGAATTATTCCAATAAGAATAACGCATTCATGTTTCAATCCCTAATAGGGAGTAAATGAAATTGCAATGATCCAGAACCAACAGAAGCAGTAGAAGGCCACCGTTTCAATCCCTAATAGGGAGTAAATGAAATTGCAATTAAGATTATAATCATCTAAATCACTATTATTTAAAAGTTTCAATCCCTAATAGGGAGTAAATGAAATTGCAATTTGGGCGATCGCTAGTGGGATGCGATCGCTCTGTTTCAATCCCTAATAGGGAGTAAGTGAAATTGCAATGAGAATATAAAATTCAGGTCGATTATAAGACATGGGGGTTTCAATCCCTAATAGGGAGTAAGTGAAATTGCAATTTTCTAGTGTTTCTGCACTTATTCCAAATTCAATCGTTTCAATCCCTAATAGGGAGTAAGTGAAATTGAATGGAGATTTTCTTTGATGATTTTTTGCCACAGTGGAACTATACTGCTAAACCACAACAACATTTAGAATTGTAAGTTATTTAATCCACATTCCTAAGAGACTTCCAAATAAAAAAATGTCCCAAAACTGATGCAGAAATTCTCTCTCTGTGTACTCTGTGCCTCTGTGGTTCGTTTCTTAGGATAATTTATTTCTTGGAAGTCTCTAACTATAAACACTAATATAAAAAAAGCAAGTAGCGAAGGTTAAAATATTCGCCCTCACTACTCACTCTTCTTACCTACGCACCTACAGATTCCTTAGCGGCATACAACACCTCAGCCGAGATATCTTTAAACCCACGTTCACGGGCAAACTTTTCGGTATTTCGCTTCACTTTTCCGCGCACAAAACCAGGAATCTTATTCAATTCCGCTTGACCATCTTTTGTCCAATTCAAACCAGATTCTGCGGAAATTCCTTTGGTAATTACTTCCTTTGTATCGTGTCCACCAAAGATTTCTAATAAGTGATCTTCCATTCCCAAAGTGAAGGAATTGTAGATTAAATCAGTGATTTGATTTGTGCCTTCATAACCCATAAATGGTTTGTAACCAATGGGGAAATTCTGCACGTGAATTGGTGCTGCAATGACACCACAAGGAATATCCAAACGTTTACCAACGTGACGTTCCATCTGTGTACCAAATATAGCAGAAGGTTCAACGCGAGCGATCGCATCCCCAATTTCACCATGATCATCTGTAATCAATACTTCATCGCAATATTCGCTCACCTGTTCTCTAAACCAGTCAGCATCATACTTGCAATAAGTACCAGCCCACACCACGTGAATCCCCATTTCCCGCGAGAGAATCTTCGTTAAAGCCGCCGCATGAGTATTATCACCAAAAACCACCGCTTTCTTCCCTGTCAAGTTCTGACAGTCAATAGAACGGGAAAACCAAGCCGCTTGGGATACGTGCAGAGTTTGTTCATTAATGAAGTCTTCATAATTAACTTCCGCACCTTGAGCGTTAATTACCTGCTGAATTTTACGGATACATTTAGCAGTTTCCACTACACCCATTGGCGTAATATCTACGTAAGGAGTCCCGAATTGTTCTTCTAAATATTTAGCTGTAGTTAACCCCAGTTCCCGATAAGGAATTAAGTTAAACCAAGCTTGAGGCATAGTTTTTAACTCGTGAACAGACGCACCTTCAGGAATAACAGTATTTACCTGAATTCCCAAATCAGTCATTAACCGCTTCAATTCGGTGACATCATGGTTATTGTGGAAACCCAGAGTAGAAACCCCGATAATGTTAACTGAGGGTTTGACTGTTTTCTCTGTTGGTAATTCCCCCCGCTTCCGGGCTTTCTCAATGTAATATTGGACGATTTGTTGTAAGGTGCGATCTGCGGCTTGTAATTCATTGTAGCGGTAATGGTTCACGTCCGCCAGCATTACGTCCCCTTTTGCTTCCAATTGCGCCCGTTCGACAAAGTTATGTAAGTCCTCTTGCAAAATGCTGGAAGTGCAGGTAGGAGTTAAAACGATTAAATCGGGGTGTTCTTCCGCGTCTTTGCGGGTGATGTTGTCTACCACCTTTTCTTGAGAACCTCGCGCTAAAACGTTTCTGTCAACGACGCTGGTTGTAACTGGGGTAAAGTTTCTCTCCCGCGATAACATGGAACGCATAACGTTGAAGTAATCATCACCCAGGGGCGCGTGCATGATAGCATGAACGTTTTTAAAAGAACTCGCAATTCGCAAAGTTCCAATGTGGGCGGGGCCTGAATACATCCAGTAAGCTAACTTCATCCTGTGTTCTCCCTTGACAAGTTAAATAACTATAAGTGCTTGATTATTAAATCGTTTCTGATTTTCTCAAACCTAACCGCTATGAACAAATAAGGTTTGTTGCGAGGTTATTTGATGTGGGAGAGGGTGAAACCTAGTTGCTGACTGGGTTATGGCTGATTATTTAAACAATATTTATGTTGTTTAAGTAAATAAATCTTAATGATTTGCAAAATATTTGGATCAAAATCTCCAAACCGATTTTACCGATTTTCATAAGGTCCAAGAAATCTCTCTCCGTTAAAATGAATTAAATGATCTGCTTGGTCTGCTACCCAAACTTCTGTTTCCCAAGAAATCTCAGCTAGATACCGAGTCATGTCCTTGCGACTGGGAAAAGCAGTCATAAAAACTAATCCCTTATTACTAGACTGAAACAGTTTTCTTAGTTCATTGTGTCGTTTTAAATTCACAGGTCCATGACTGGTGACAGCTTCTATTAATATTAGCCAGTCTTGTTGTTGATAATAAATTACAACATCTGGCATTTTACCATGAGGATCTAAATCAATTCCTATTTCTCGAAACTTTTGAGTTTCATTAATAATGAACTTATCCCCAGCATCACCGACATAAAGAACCAAACCTCCTGGTGTAAATCTGGGACAAAAATTTTCTAAAATGTCTTTGATTAAATTATTTTGTCCACCTGATGATAGATAAATTGCTTGTCCATTGGGTAAACTAACGGGAATTGTGGAGATATTCCGAGTTCTATCCTGCAATAAATTCTTGACAGAAATAGTATAATTACGACGAGATTCTTCCCACTGATCAGAACCATAAGATTGTATCAGCGAAAGTGCTTGTTGCTGAAGTTGATAACACCATTTAGGACTATTAATTGGTCGGTCGGGTTGATCTGGATTTTCCACAACTAAACCCATTTGTACAAACTGGTGCATTGTTTGTCTTCTCACTGTTTCCCTTGTATTGGGTGCGTATTGTTTTCCATAAAAATCACGAAACCAATCCATCATTTCAGTAATTCTGCGTTTGGGTGTTGTTGCTTGATCCCAAGAAGTTTCCGGTCGAATGTCTGCCAATGCGAGTAAGCACAGTGCGGATCTTTCGTTTTGCTGTTCTTTGGGTGCAGAAATTTCTTCAAGAATAGTTAGTGCTTCTTGAATACGTTTACTAGCGTGAATTGTGTTGATTGCTTCACTCATAATTGATAGATTTTGATGTACAAGTTGATCAATTTGATCTTGATCAAACGCAGATTCATGAATTTGTGTTCCTAGTTTTATTAAATCATTTTTACAGGGGTATTTAATTTTTCGTAGGTCTGTAGCATTAACTTGTGTGTTACCACTAAATAGGCGAAAGTATTGATCAAATAAAGTTGAATTGAGAAATGCTGTTAAACCTTTTGCTAGGTCGAGATTCATTCCCTTTCCTTTAGCATGATAATAGTTAAGATGGTTTTCTATACCCAGTGCCGATGAATCTATAGGGTAAGATACAGCAGCAACAATACGGCGTTTTTCTTCCTTTGCAGAAAACCGTTTGACTACAATATAACAACCTGATGGAATTAACCATTTTTGTGTTTCTTGATTCTTTTCAATAGCAATTGATTTTTTCGGTTTTGTGGGAGGAAATAACACTTTTCCTGGTTTGATAGATTCTGGGTAAATTAAGGGAACTGTTTGATCATCTAAGGAATTTCTTAAAGATGATTTGAGACGAAAATCTACAACTGGACCGGTTGAAATTTCCAAACTAAGTTCTTCTAATGTAGATGGAAATTTATCCATTTGCACTTTTAAAGCATCTTCCAAAGAGTTGGTAAGAACATGGATAAACATTTCAGGATCATTTTTTTCAATAACTTGGTTATAGGGAACAAGTCTCATTTCCGAAAAACTATCTAATTCTTGTTCTGAGTTAATACTTATTTCTATAAATTTAGGTTTAATTTCTGTTTTTGTAGCATGAAAAATAATATTTTCTTGTAAAACATTATCTTCTGCAAAAGCTAATGAGCGACTTTCAAATATATGAATATTTTGGAGTACCATTTTTTCCAAAAAAGCTTGGCGAAAAGGACGAAAATAACTACCATTACAAAAGCTTCTCGGAGTAATTGCCACTATCTCTCCATTTATAGAAAGTTGTAATATGGATAGCCAAACAAATGCACTATATAAATTTACCGTTTCAATTCCCAGCTTTGACAGTATTTTTTTCTCAATTGATTTACTGTTAATCTTTTTATAAGGTGGATTCATAATAGCATGAGTAAAATTCTGGGTATAAGTATTAAAAAGTGGTAAATTATTTTCTGTAATACTTCCAATAAAGCTTTCATTCTGTAAACAATAATCTGCTTTAATCCCTCTATTTTTTAAGGCTTGACAACAGTGATTAAGACATTCTTGCAGCGAGGGTATAAAGCTTGCTTCTACTTCATAAGCTGTGATAAAACAACTTTCAACTTGATTAGAATTCGTCAATAATCGCTCTACAAAAGCAGCAGTTAAAGACCCAAAACCAGCACCAGGATCTAGTAAATTAATATGACCTGATAAATTGTTAAATTGTCCTGCCATCAATCTCGCAACTGTCGCAGGAGTCATAAATTGACCCAATTCACTTCTTTGTTTTGGGTTTAATTTTGCCGATAAATTAAATCTATTTATATCTGTGGAGTCTGTCAAGAAAGTTGTCATGTTATAGACAATAAAATTAGATAATGAAAATTGTGAATAATTTGCTATGATACACTCAGGGCTTTATTACTTATTACAAAAACTATGGTAAAAATACCCTTTCTGGCTTCAACAATTCCTCCTTTAACAAACGGGGATAAACTCACCCGTTATGAATTTGAACGGCGATATAATACAACATCTAAACCTAAAAAAGCTGAATTAATTGAAGGAATTGTTTATATTATGCCGGCTGCTCTGCGTTTTAGAAGTCATGGACAACCTCATGGTCGCATCTTAACATGGATTGGTAATTATGAAGTTTTAACTCCTGGTGTGGCATTAGGAGTTGAACCTACAGTCCGGCTAGATTTAGATAATGAACCTCAACCTGATGCAATTCTGATTATTATACCAGAAGCAGGTGGACAAACTCGAATTAGTGAGGACGATTATATTGAAGGTGCGCCGGAGTTGGTGGTAGAAATTGCTGCTAGTAGTGCAGCTATTGACCTACATGGCAAAAAACAAGCTTATCGTCGCAATGGAGTCAAAGAATATATAATACTTGATGCTATTCCTCGTTGTTATCCCTTGATACATCCTGATTTAATGTTTACCCGTGTCTTTGGTGATAGCATTGAGTCTGTAGTAAATGAAGAAAGACGTTTATTTTATGTGGCTTTAACTCGTGCAGTTGAAACTTTATTTATTATTACAGAAAGTACAAATTCATCACCTTTTCTTGACGAATTAAACAGGAGAACAGAAATTTCTATATTAAATTGGTCAGATTATCAAACTTTTATTGGTGTGGGGACTGTACAGTATATTACTGTTAAAGTTGGCAATCAAATTGGTAAAGGTAGCAATGGTACTTACACAATTAGCCATTTGTTGAAAGCTGAAGGTTATGAATGGAATAAAACAAAAAAAGTTTGGTATCGTACCTATCCAGCAGAAGGTTTTTCAATTCCAGAATATTTTAATAATGTAAATTGGATTTCTCAAGCTGTGGGAATTGAAGTGCGGTTTTATGACGATGCGGAAAATGAATTAGCATTTTATCATATTGACTAATATAGCTATGAATATATGTTAAAATTGGATTACCATAAATAGTGGAAAATTATTGCAATGGAAATTACTAAACTATCAACTCAAGGTCAAATTACTATTCCCCAAGTTTTAAGAGATCAGTATCATTGGCAAGATGGACAGGAATTAATAATAATTAATTTGGGGGATGGAATTTTATTAAAGCCTAAAAAAACTTTTCCAGAAACAACATTAGATGATGCTGCTGGTTGTTTGAATTATCAAGGAAAAGCCAAAACAATTGAAGAAATGGAACAAGCGGTAGCACAGGGAATAGAAGAATTAGGTCATCAATGATTGCTATTGATACTAACATTATGTTTAGAGATGAAAAATTTATTAAAAAGTCTCAAAATTTTACAGTGTTTAACAACTTTTTAAAATGAAAACAGACAGCATATTTTACCGATTATTTCAAGAAATACCCAGCATATTTTTTGAACTGATTGGTAACTCTCCCCAACTAGCAGAACTTTATCAATTTTCATCAGTTGAAGTTAAACAAACAGCCTTGAGAATAGATGGAGTTTTCTTACCTAACCAAAATACAGATAACCCCATCTAC
The DNA window shown above is from Anabaena sp. WA102 and carries:
- a CDS encoding BsuBI/PstI family type II restriction endonuclease; this encodes MTTFLTDSTDINRFNLSAKLNPKQRSELGQFMTPATVARLMAGQFNNLSGHINLLDPGAGFGSLTAAFVERLLTNSNQVESCFITAYEVEASFIPSLQECLNHCCQALKNRGIKADYCLQNESFIGSITENNLPLFNTYTQNFTHAIMNPPYKKINSKSIEKKILSKLGIETVNLYSAFVWLSILQLSINGEIVAITPRSFCNGSYFRPFRQAFLEKMVLQNIHIFESRSLAFAEDNVLQENIIFHATKTEIKPKFIEISINSEQELDSFSEMRLVPYNQVIEKNDPEMFIHVLTNSLEDALKVQMDKFPSTLEELSLEISTGPVVDFRLKSSLRNSLDDQTVPLIYPESIKPGKVLFPPTKPKKSIAIEKNQETQKWLIPSGCYIVVKRFSAKEEKRRIVAAVSYPIDSSALGIENHLNYYHAKGKGMNLDLAKGLTAFLNSTLFDQYFRLFSGNTQVNATDLRKIKYPCKNDLIKLGTQIHESAFDQDQIDQLVHQNLSIMSEAINTIHASKRIQEALTILEEISAPKEQQNERSALCLLALADIRPETSWDQATTPKRRITEMMDWFRDFYGKQYAPNTRETVRRQTMHQFVQMGLVVENPDQPDRPINSPKWCYQLQQQALSLIQSYGSDQWEESRRNYTISVKNLLQDRTRNISTIPVSLPNGQAIYLSSGGQNNLIKDILENFCPRFTPGGLVLYVGDAGDKFIINETQKFREIGIDLDPHGKMPDVVIYYQQQDWLILIEAVTSHGPVNLKRHNELRKLFQSSNKGLVFMTAFPSRKDMTRYLAEISWETEVWVADQADHLIHFNGERFLGPYENR
- a CDS encoding AbrB/MazE/SpoVT family DNA-binding domain-containing protein produces the protein MEITKLSTQGQITIPQVLRDQYHWQDGQELIIINLGDGILLKPKKTFPETTLDDAAGCLNYQGKAKTIEEMEQAVAQGIEELGHQ
- a CDS encoding 3'-5' exonuclease, encoding MFTRVFGDSIESVVNEERRLFYVALTRAVETLFIITESTNSSPFLDELNRRTEISILNWSDYQTFIGVGTVQYITVKVGNQIGKGSNGTYTISHLLKAEGYEWNKTKKVWYRTYPAEGFSIPEYFNNVNWISQAVGIEVRFYDDAENELAFYHID
- the bchB gene encoding ferredoxin:protochlorophyllide reductase (ATP-dependent) subunit B, which translates into the protein MKLAYWMYSGPAHIGTLRIASSFKNVHAIMHAPLGDDYFNVMRSMLSRERNFTPVTTSVVDRNVLARGSQEKVVDNITRKDAEEHPDLIVLTPTCTSSILQEDLHNFVERAQLEAKGDVMLADVNHYRYNELQAADRTLQQIVQYYIEKARKRGELPTEKTVKPSVNIIGVSTLGFHNNHDVTELKRLMTDLGIQVNTVIPEGASVHELKTMPQAWFNLIPYRELGLTTAKYLEEQFGTPYVDITPMGVVETAKCIRKIQQVINAQGAEVNYEDFINEQTLHVSQAAWFSRSIDCQNLTGKKAVVFGDNTHAAALTKILSREMGIHVVWAGTYCKYDADWFREQVSEYCDEVLITDDHGEIGDAIARVEPSAIFGTQMERHVGKRLDIPCGVIAAPIHVQNFPIGYKPFMGYEGTNQITDLIYNSFTLGMEDHLLEIFGGHDTKEVITKGISAESGLNWTKDGQAELNKIPGFVRGKVKRNTEKFARERGFKDISAEVLYAAKESVGA